From Debaryomyces hansenii CBS767 chromosome C complete sequence, a single genomic window includes:
- a CDS encoding DEHA2C09702p (similar to uniprot|P37302 Saccharomyces cerevisiae YBR286W APE3 Vacuolar aminopeptidase Y) codes for MKFSLTTSLALVTAINALPLTNIFPQSILNLPIFNSIDNEHTNLGYLSELEGIVSSINEETLDEGKYKDLPLIETEKLQELINEKGLRNRAEKLYNISLNSVSEYGNPTRVIGSPGHWGTIHYIINELKKLNGYYKVSTQKFDAIDGKVNSFSLLIDGVEPRSLEPLGLTPPTPDKKPVHGNLVLVEEFGCSLENFPKFTKDNIALIKRGNCAFGDKSINAGLSGALGAIIYDSDGPLHGTLGTPTGHEVATVSISEKDAKDYIDALLKDPTHVFETTLYVDAYVKNITTLNVIAESTYGDHDNVVSLGGHSDSVSAGPGINDDGSGSISLLEVAKHLTNFRINNGVTFAWWAAEEEGLLGSYHYANTLTPEQNSKIRLFMDYDMMASPNYEYQVYDANNEDHPNGSGDLKDLYIDWYTSHGLNHTLVPFDGRSDYVGFIDHGIPAGGIATGAEGIKTPDGKEKFGGEIGKWFDPCYHQLCDDLSNPSYEAWIVNTKLIAHSVAVYANSFKDFPEREATVTTKSSDFKFRGSKLIV; via the coding sequence ATGAAGTTTTCCTTGACTACATCGTTAGCTTTAGTAACGGCCATCAATGCATTACCATTGACCAACATTTTCCCACAAtcgattttgaatttaccaATCTTTAATTCCATTGATAATGAGCATACCAACTTAGGTTACTTGTCTGAGTTAGAGGGAATTGTTTCAAgtattaatgaagaaactCTAGATGAAGGTAAGTATAAGGATTTGCCACTTATTGAAACCGAAAAGTTGCAAGAGTTAATAAATGAGAAGGGTTTAAGAAACAGAGCAGAAAAGTTGTACAACATTTCTCTCAATTCTGTCTCCGAATACGGTAACCCAACCAGAGTTATTGGTTCTCCAGGACATTGGGGTACAATTCATTACattataaatgaattgaagaaattgaatggGTACTATAAAGTTAGCACACAAAAATTTGATGCCATTGATGGTAAAGTCAATTCGTTCTCTTTATTAATCGATGGGGTCGAACCAAGATCATTGGAGCCATTGGGTTTGACACCTCCAACCCCAGACAAGAAGCCTGTCCATGGTAATTTAGTCTTGGTTGAAGAGTTTGGTTGTTCGTTAGAAAACTTTCCAAAATTCACGAAGGATAACATCGCCTTAATCAAAAGAGGTAACTGTGCGTTTGGTGACAAGTCTATCAATGCTGGTTTATCTGGTGCTTTAGGGGCTATTATCTATGATTCTGATGGCCCATTACATGGTACTTTAGGGACTCCAACCGGCCATGAAGTTGCTACCGTTTCTATTTCGGAAAAAGATGCTAAGGATTATATTGATGCCTTACTTAAGGACCCTACACACGTCTTTGAAACGACTTTATATGTTGATGCATATGTCAAAAACATTACTACCTTAAATGTTATCGCTGAAAGTACCTACGGTGATCATGACAACGTTGTTTCCTTAGGTGGCCACTCAGACTCTGTTTCTGCAGGCCCGGGTATCAACGACGATGGTTCCGGTTCTATCTCTTTATTAGAGGTTGCAAAACACTTAACTAACTTCAGGATTAACAATGGTGTCACCTTTGCGTGGTGGGCTGCCGAAGAGGAAGGTTTATTAGGTTCTTATCACTATGCCAACACCTTGACTCCTGAACAAAACTCCAAGATTAGATTATTCATGGATTACGATATGATGGCATCACCAAACTATGAATACCAAGTCTACGATGCCAACAACGAAGACCACCCTAACGGATCTGGTGACTTGAAGGACTTATATATCGATTGGTACACTAGTCACGGATTAAACCATACCCTAGTACCATTCGATGGCAGATCTGATTACGTTGGATTCATCGACCATGGTATCCCTGCCGGTGGTATTGCTACCGGAGCTGAGGGAATCAAAACCCCTGATGGCAAAGAAAAGTTCGGTGGTGAAATTGGCAAATGGTTCGATCCGTGTTACCATCAATTATGTGATGATTTGAGTAACCCAAGCTACGAAGCTTGGATTGTCAACACTAAATTGATCGCCCATTCTGTAGCAGTTTACGCTAATTCATTCAAAGATTTCCCAGAAAGAGAAGCCACTGTTACTACAAAGTCTAGCGATTTCAAATTCCGTGGATCCAAGCTTATCGTTTAG
- a CDS encoding DEHA2C09724p (similar to uniprot|P53839 Saccharomyces cerevisiae YNL274C Putative hydroxyisocaproate dehydrogenase) has protein sequence MFFNRIKNLTGLKSLNIARMTTTTIKPKVLRIGEIDFAHQKWKELSDVVEVVKCESSNREEFFKDLKTKYSDITNITRSFASIDQTGRFDEELVSHLPESVKAVSHCGAGYDQIDVEPFSNRKIQLSNVTTPVEAPTADVAVFLILSTLRNFQVGHDLTVQGKWPSGGKCAGAALGHEPSSQTVGIFGMGGIGRAIRDRLKPFGFKKIIYHNRSQLSPELEGGATYVTFDQLLSESDVICISIPLNAKTKHSINGDTISQMKDDVVIVNTARGAIIHEAELLQSLKSGKVGAFGSDVFEFEPEVSQELLDLPNVVSLPHMGTHTYESIQNMEEFVIANVFDHLYTGKVKTIVPEQYNLQFDETPLLKKASG, from the coding sequence ATGTTTTTCAACAGGATAAAGAATCTTACCGgattaaaatcattaaatatcGCAAGAATGACTACTACAACTATAAAGCCAAAAGTTTTAAGAATAGGTGAAATCGATTTTGCTCACCAAAAGTGGAAGGAGTTATCTGACGTAGTCGAAGTGGTTAAATGTGAATCATCCAATAGAGaggaatttttcaaagatttaaaaACCAAATACCTGGACATAACAAATATCACTAGATCGTTTGCTAGTATTGATCAAACAGGTAGATTTGACGAAGAATTAGTAAGCCATTTGCCAGAAAGTGTTAAGGCCGTAAGTCATTGCGGTGCAGGGTACGATCAAATAGATGTCGAGCCATTTTCCAATAGAAAGATACAATTATCAAATGTCACTACTCCCGTTGAAGCTCCAACTGCTGATGTCGCTGtctttttaattttgtctACCTTAAGAAACTTTCAGGTAGGACATGATTTAACGGTGCAAGGAAAATGGCCTAGTGGGGGGAAATGCGCTGGTGCAGCATTAGGACACGAACCTCTGAGCCAAACCGTTGGTATCTTCGGCATGGGTGGTATTGGAAGAGCAATTAGAGACAGATTAAAGCCATTTGgattcaagaaaatcatcTATCACAATCGTAGTCAATTATCTCCTGAATTGGAAGGGGGTGCAACTTACGTCACTTTCGATCAATTATTGAGTGAGAGTGATGTCATTTGTATTAGTATTCCATTAAATGCCAAAACCAAGCATTCTATCAATGGCGACACTATCAGCCAAATGAAGGATGATGTCGTTATCGTCAACACTGCTAGAGGTGCCATTATCCACGAAGCCGAATTGCTTCAAAGCTTGAAATCCGGTAAAGTGGGTGCCTTTGGCTCCGACgtgtttgaatttgaacCAGAAGTTTCCCAGGAATTACTCGACTTACCTAATGTAGTTAGTCTTCCACACATGGGTACACATACTTACGAATCTATTCAGAATATGGAAGAATTTGTGATCGCTAATGTTTTCGACCATTTGTACACTGGTAAAGTAAAGACCATCGTTCCGGAACAATACAACTTACAATTCGATGAAACCCCATTGCTTAAAAAAGCATCCGGCTGA
- a CDS encoding DEHA2C09746p (similar to uniprot|P23500 Saccharomyces cerevisiae YKR052C MRS4 Mitochondrial iron transporter of the mitochondrial carrier family), with translation MQQNLPIIPGPDSIEIEYEALPDDASVAAHLAAGAFAGIMEHTVMFPIDSLKTRMQMASNTNELSKSVITSISKIASSEGIYSLWRGVSSVVLGAGPAHAIYFSVFEATKTMLVNRLTNSPHSHKIVTDENHPMIASGAGTAATTASDALMTPFDVLKQRMQASSQLRQTENTSVKLLQVASDIYKKEGFSAFYISYPTTLFTNIPFAALNFGFYEYSSSVLNPNNVYNPYLHCVSGGIAGGIAAAITNPLDCIKTALQTKGISRNENMKYVTGFKSATRALFKESGMSAFTRGLKPRIIFNVPSTAISWTAYEMAKELLLKN, from the coding sequence atgcaaCAAAATTTACCAATAATACCCGGACCAGATTCTATTGAGATAGAGTACGAAGCTTTGCCAGATGATGCTTCTGTAGCAGCACATTTAGCAGCTGGTGCATTTGCTGGTATCATGGAACATACAGTTATGTTCCCTATTGACTCGTTGAAGACCAGAATGCAAATGGCATCCAATACAAATGAGTTGAGTAAGAGTGTTATAACTTCTATTTCAAAGATAGCTTCTTCAGAGGGGATCTATTCACTCTGGAGGGGGGTTTCATCGGTCGTGTTGGGAGCAGGACCTGCTCATGCCATTTACTTTTCAGTCTTCGAAGCGACCAAAACGATGTTGGTGAATAGATTGACCAACTCGCCTCATTCGCATAAAATAGTCACAGATGAAAACCATCCAATGATTGCCAGTGGTGCCGGAACGGCTGCAACCACTGCATCCGATGCGTTAATGACCCCATTCGATGTCTTGAAGCAAAGAATGCAGGCATCTAGTCAACTCAGACAGACAGAAAACACATCAGTTAAATTGTTACAGGTGGCTTCggatatatataaaaagGAAGGGTTTTCAGCCTTTTACATTTCATATCCAACTACCCTTTTCACCAACATACCATTTGCGGCCTTAAACTTTGGATTTTACgaatattcatcatcagtATTGAACCCAAATAACGTATACAACCCATACTTACACTGTGTTTCTGGTGGTATCGCCGGTGGGATTGCAGCTGCCATCACAAATCCTTTGGACTGTATCAAAACAGCATTACAAACTAAAGGTATCTCCAGAAACGAAAACATGAAGTACGTCACAGGATTCAAATCTGCAACTAGAgcattattcaaagaaagTGGCATGAGTGCATTCACGAGAGGTTTGAAACCaagaatcattttcaacgTTCCCAGTACTGCCATTTCGTGGACCGCCTACGAAATGGCCAAAGAACtcttattgaaaaattaa
- a CDS encoding DEHA2C09768p (weakly similar to uniprot|Q3E828 Saccharomyces cerevisiae YJL127C-B) — protein MIIASIRRIFASFRTEEEEKAYSRKAFFNLLGFLGSCVIFSFVAQKLSRQPRELSELMRAIQN, from the coding sequence ATGATTATTGCAAGTATAAGACGAATATTCGCATCGTTTAGGACCGAAGAAGAGGAGAAGGCGTACTCAAGAAAGgcattcttcaatttgttaGGGTTCCTTGGGTCTTGTgtgatattttcattcgTAGCTCAGAAGTTATCCCGTCAACCCAGAGAATTGAGCGAATTGATGAGAGccattcaaaattaa
- a CDS encoding DEHA2C09812p (similar to uniprot|Q07950 Saccharomyces cerevisiae YLR020c YEH2 Steryl ester hydrolase or uniprot|Q07804 Saccharomyces cerevisiae YLL012w YEH1 Steryl ester hydrolase) translates to MFEELTPPAKHARHGFFGRYFYVAASALLGFGFVHTLLIMAVFYYWYHVIIGKEKSQKSPDEKVPYPDIKSMKRTSDLRYYALAMKLDLQEYRITTEDGYILTLHRLVDPNETELQRQSRKPVLLQHGLLSCSGSYVTSGYHSLAYHVLTSGYDVWLGNNRSWFEAKHAFYEGDLLHSEEYWDWDIRELAYYDLPCIIDNVLAHKPQHDKLSIIGHSQGCTQTFLMLKNGNLADYHKKVEIFFQLAPAIFPGPLFYTRTFIKFMHHRSKLGYKLFFGCCSFLRVMTITRNHLCTTRFFGSVSYVMFKFLFGWSGGLWNSNNKVRHFHFIFNVSRVSSKLMSWWLSQWVEEGFSNQLQSKESYKTGENFSCTPVNSTHEVKGKTAEENDSKTYFPYKEQWFGLEEKSVIVPMVVFPALEDYLVDGKRLATHMRHYERNVYKEGVNLDIHEIPAYDHLDVIWADNVIDLIGVKITEKLKLIESQNIRKDASTETGSGGAEPYVPSSTSPQAGPSGH, encoded by the coding sequence ATGTTTGAAGAACTCACTCCACCGGCAAAACATGCCAGACATGGTTTCTTTGGTCGTTACTTTTATGTTGCTGCTTCCGCTCTTTTAGGGTTTGGGTTTGTTCATACCTTGCTTATCATGGCAGTTTTTTACTATTGGTACCATGTAATTATAGGGAAAGAAAAGTCCCAAAAGCTGCCAGATGAAAAGGTGCCGTATCCAGATATTAAGAGTATGAAGCGTACGTCGGATTTAAGATACTATGCATTGGCGATGAAGTTGGATTTGCAAGAATATAGAATTACGACCGAAGATGGATATATTTTAACATTGCACCGTTTGGTTGACCCGAACGAAACCGAGCTCCAGAGACAGAGCCGGAAGCCTGTGTTATTGCAACATGGGTTACTCTCTTGCTCTGGGTCTTATGTGACGTCTGGATATCATTCATTGGCCTATCATGTTTTGACTTCTGGATATGATGTTTGGTTGGGTAATAATAGATCATGGTTTGAAGCTAAGCATGCGTTCTACGAAGGCGATTTATTGCATAGCGAGGAATATTGGGATTGGGATATAAGAGAATTGGCGTACTATGATTTACCTTGTATTATTGACAATGTTTTGGCCCATAAGCCTCAACATGATAAATTGTCAATTATTGGACATTCGCAAGGATGTACTCAAACATTcttgatgttgaaaaacGGTAATTTAGCAGACTATCATAAAAAGGTTGAGATATTTTTCCAATTGGCTCCAGCTATTTTCCCGGGTCCATTATTCTACACTAGAACgtttataaaatttatgCATCACAGAAGTAAGTTGGGTtataaattgttttttGGATGCTGTTCTTTCTTGAGGGTTATGACTATTACTCGTAATCATTTATGTACTACAAGGTTTTTCGGATCAGTTTCATATGTTATGTTCAAGTTCTTATTTGGATGGAGTGGAGGATTATGGAATTCAAACAATAAGGTTCGTCATTTTcacttcatcttcaatgtCTCTCGTGTTTCTTCTAAATTAATGTCTTGGTGGCTAAGCCAATGGGTTGAAGAAGGGTTCTCAAACCAATTGCAATCTAAAGAATCGTATAAAACTGGTGAAAACTTTAGCTGCACTCCCGTCAATTCAACTCATGAAGTAAAAGGAAAGACAgcagaagaaaatgattcaaagACATACTTTCCTTATAAAGAACAGTGGTTTGgtttagaagaaaaaagTGTCATTGTGCCTATGGTGGTCTTCCCTGCACTTGAGGATTATTTGGTTGATGGTAAAAGATTAGCTACACATATGAGACATTATGAGCGTAACGTTTACAAGGAAGGTGTCAATTTAGATATTCACGAGATTCCAGCATATGATCACTTGGATGTTATATGGGCAGATAATGTTATCGATTTGATTGGTGTTAAAATTacagaaaaattgaaactaaTTGAAAGTCAAAATATTCGAAAGGATGCTTCTACAGAAACTGGCTCAGGTGGCGCTGAACCCTATGTGCCATCGTCTACTTCTCCTCAGGCAGGACCATCTGGTCATTAA
- a CDS encoding DEHA2C09834p (similar to uniprot|Q04179 Saccharomyces cerevisiae YDR400w URH1 uridine nucleosidase): MTIADSIPIWLDCDPGNDDAFAILLAAFHPKFNLLGISTVYGNAPNSSTTHNALALLDVLGAEQDQIKVYSGENKPLVKPVKFAPEIHGPTGIGGAKLPKTPRIKESTDQTYLQAMRSAILEHAGKICVICTGTLTNMAILIETYPEVKSKIRFVSIMGGALNKGNATKYAEFNVHCDPLAAANVLNDEELSGKTILTGLNITHKAIATMEVRRNIYDETNPKKDSHVRKLFYDIAMFYAESYRVQHNITLGPPIHDPLAVFLILALVNKQEDLADDVDFKYIKRKLKVIQEGEREGETQIANGDLDESKEEENGVYVGLNVNVELFWSYVLKALDNAEHHVANYNQNSSM; this comes from the coding sequence ATGACTATCGCAGATTCTATTCCTATATGGCTAGATTGTGATCCAGGTAATGACGATGCTTTTGCCATTTTGTTAGCCGCATTTCACccaaaatttaatttgcTTGGTATATCTACGGTATATGGAAATGCCCCAAATTCAAGTACAACTCACAATGCATTAGCATTATTAGATGTTTTAGGGGCCGAGCAAGATCAAATAAAGGTTTACTCCGGGGAAAATAAACCATTAGTTAAGCCTGTTAAATTTGCACCAGAAATACATGGGCCAACCGGTATTGGTGGGGCCAAGTTACCTAAGACACCTAGAATTAAAGAGTCGACAGATCAGACATACTTGCAAGCCATGAGATCAGCTATTTTGGAGCACGCAGGAAAAATATGTGTCATTTGTACTGGGACTTTGACCAATATGGCTATTTTGATAGAAACCTACCCAGAAGTGAAATCTAAGATTAGGTTTGTGTCTATTATGGGTGGTGCGTTGAATAAGGGTAATGCTACTAAATACGCCGAGTTTAACGTTCATTGTGATCCACTCGCGGCTGCTAATGTCTTGAATGATGAAGAGCTAAGTGGCAAAACGATATTGACTGGATTGAATATTACACACAAGGCAATCGCTACTATGGAAGTCAGGAGGAACATATACGACGAAACAAATCCAAAAAAGGACTCTCATGTGAGAAAATTGTTCTACGATATTGCAATGTTCTATGCGGAATCATATCGTGTTCAACATAATATAACCCTTGGTCCACCAATTCATGATCCGTTAGCGGTTTTCCTTATTCTTGCATTAGTAAATAAGCAAGAAGACTTGGCAGATGACGttgatttcaaatatatcaaaagaaaattgaaggtTATCCAGGAGGGTGAACGCGAGGGAGAGACGCAAATAGCTAATGGGGACCTCGATGAGCTGAAGGAGGAGGAAAATGGGGTTTATGTCGGCTTGAATGTTAACGTGGAATTATTCTGGAGTTACGTCTTAAAAGCACTTGATAATGCCGAGCATCATGTAGCTAACTACAACCAAAATTCTAGCATGTAA
- a CDS encoding DEHA2C09856p (similar to uniprot|P36136 Saccharomyces cerevisiae YKR043c), with protein MSPSKAPTPRVIFIRHGQTEWSKSGQYTSITDLPLTDFGVKQMRNTGKHLIGPSPFQLIKPENLKNVFTSPRLRAKQTVELLLEGLNDMAKAKLLTTEEDNLREWEYGDYEGLLTSQIIELRNKRGLDKDLPKGEEWNIWRDGCENGETHEQVSARLDKVITNIRAIHEKAIQDNVPCDVIVVGHGHILRCFAARWVGKDINVNPQVVLDAGGVGVLSYQHHNIHEPALCLAGAFVVPVEEEGSDI; from the coding sequence ATGAGCCCATCTAAAGCACCAACTCCAAGAGTTATATTTATTCGCCACGGCCAAACCGAATGGTCAAAATCTGGCCAATATACGTCCATTACTGATTTACCATTAACAGATTTCGGAGTCAAACAGATGCGGAATACTGGTAAACACTTAATTGGGCCTAGTCCATTCCAATTGATCAAACCGgaaaacttgaagaatgTCTTTACATCTCCAAGATTGCGTGCCAAGCAAACGGTTGAGTTGTTGCTCGAAGGGTTGAACGATATGGCAAAGGCCAAGTTGCTTACCACCGAGGAAGATAACTTAAGAGAGTGGGAATACGGTGATTACGAAGGATTATTGACGTCCCagattattgaattaagAAACAAGAGAGGTTTGGATAAGGATTTACCTAAAGGTGAAGAATGGAACATTTGGAGGGACGGGTGTGAAAACGGTGAAACGCACGAGCAAGTTTCCGCAAGATTGGACAAGGTTATCACGAACATCAGAGCTATCCACGAAAAGGCGATTCAAGATAATGTTCCTTGCGATGTCATAGTTGTTGGACATGGTCATATCTTGAGATGTTTTGCTGCTAGATGGGTGGGTAAAGACATTAATGTCAATCCGCAAGTCGTGTTGGATGCTGGTGGAGTTGGAGTTTTGAGCTATCAACACCATAATATTCACGAGCCTGCTTTATGCTTAGCTGGAGCATTTGTTGTCCCAGTTGAAGAGGAAGGGTCTGATATATAA
- a CDS encoding DEHA2C09878p (similar to uniprot|P07253 Saccharomyces cerevisiae YBR120c CBP6 Translational activator of COB mRNA), producing MASKVHTEITEKILSLLRTLPKDRIKHYASFKETQIERFSSESVKDISEKDLKLQYISLRDLVNDKYKNYYKLDDKLLKPKGNPEYYNRILSEIKGEKKETFMTAMRTVIFGK from the coding sequence ATGGCAAGCAAAGTACATACAGAAATTACGGAAAAGATCTTGTCTTTGTTGAGGACCTTACCAAAAGATAGAATAAAGCATTATGCATCATTTAAAGAAACTCAAATAGAGAGGTTTTCAAGTGAGCTGGTTAAAGATATATCAGAAAAGGACTTAAAATTGCAATATATCTCTTTAAGAGACTTGGtgaatgataaatataaaaactACTACAAGTTGGACgacaaattattgaaaccaAAAGGTAATCCagaatattataatagGATTTTGAGTGAGATAAAAGgtgaaaagaaggaaacGTTTATGACTGCTATGAGAACCGTTATCTTTGGGAAATAG
- a CDS encoding DEHA2C09900p (similar to CA2436|IPF5500 Candida albicans), whose protein sequence is MAIIDTVQRSRPVQLGIVCFFLIVWYFLRGTSEGFTPEELNSLLQNKDESTVMIKKTELTTHGLKAPYIDQSTFKPKNWYLAGNTLIKNDAYIRLTSDNQHQVGSMFSNLPIQAESFEMELTFHVHSKSSNLFGDGFGMWIIDRKSDIGDVFGAQNYFKGLGIFVDTYKNGKRGHFPYVNLMLGDGNTPYNKDTDGYETRLAGCTATGLMNPANELTKARIVYIKDGYFSLDFNYNNKHEDWKNCVTLTDIKLPQIKYLGFTAETGDLSENVDIIENKMYALYKPDGSFIESVDELETLMQEQSDNEESFQQAVDEIKEGGKHRKIKKKSKIRRKSLSRLKNSEKKIKERERKLRLEKYGDEDATLFKRLLKGVLYSLKLIFYILLLGCLIWIGNIVYRVQAQKKKSKVTGLLD, encoded by the coding sequence ATGGCGATTATAGATACTGTTCAAAGATCTAGGCCTGTTCAACTTGGTATAGTGTGTTTTTTCTTGATAGTATGGTACTTTTTACGGGGAACATCAGAAGGCTTTACGCCAGAGGAATTGAATTCGCTTTTACAGAACAAGGATGAAAGCACCGTTATGATTAAGAAAACTGAGCTAACCACTCATGGCTTAAAGGCTCCATACATAGACCAATCGACATTTAAACCAAAAAATTGGTACTTGGCCGGTAATACtcttattaaaaatgatgCGTATATTAGACTAACATCGGATAACCAACACCAAGTTGGTAGTATGTTTTCGAACTTACCAATCCAGGCGgaatcatttgaaatgGAATTGACTTTCCATGTGCACAGTAAATCATCTAATTTGTTTGGTGATGGGTTTGGAATGTGGATAATCGATCGCAAGTCAGATATCGGAGATGTCTTTGGAGcacaaaattatttcaaaggATTGGGCATATTCGTTGACACGTACAAAAACGGCAAAAGAGGGCACTTCCCATACGTTAATTTGATGTTGGGTGATGGTAATACCCCCTATAACAAAGATACAGATGGATATGAAACAAGATTGGCTGGATGTACGGCTACAGGACTTATGAACCCAGCTAATGAATTGACCAAAGCACGTATCGTTTACATTAAGGATGGGTACTTTTCTTTAGATTTTAATTACAATAATAAGCATGAAGACTGGAAAAACTGTGTCACCCTAACGGATATCAAATTGCCTCAAATTAAGTATCTTGGATTCACGGCTGAGACTGGTGATCTTTCTGAAAACGtggatattattgaaaataagatGTATGCGTTATACAAACCTGACGGTTCATTTATTGAGTCCgttgatgaattagagACCTTAATGCAAGAACAAAGTGACAATGAAGAACTGTTCCAGCAAGCAGTTGATGAGATTAAAGAAGGTGGCAAGCATAgaaagataaagaaaaagtcAAAAATAAGACGTAAATCATTAAGCAGATTAAAAAAttctgaaaaaaaaattaaggAGCGTGAACGTAAGTTGCGGTTAGAGAAGTATGGAGATGAAGATGCtacattatttaaaagACTATTGAAAGGAGttctttattctttgaaattaatattttatatattattgttagGCTGTTTAATTTGGATAGGAAACATAGTTTACCGAGTCCAAGCACAAAAGAAAAAGCTGAAAGTCACTGGTCTATTAgattaa
- a CDS encoding DEHA2C09922p (weakly similar to uniprot|P46956 Saccharomyces cerevisiae YJL117w PHO86 Protein specifically required for packaging of the high-affinity phosphate transporter Pho84p into COPII coated vesicles for transport to the plasma membrane) produces MAIQKDVNLNEPLNDKIPPTLGKTSLTPELSQAALILQGDYYSQLQGKCNRYVFWHPISTTFLVISTSIFTYYRLYDYISVSESFGEFFSFFIKSRDFQFQVMGIFPWLVCVFGIVGIVTHFVSDVYKDISVKLPQLKYIEKIFGFNLKEYARLSQSTLLKQKRKLTPKEVVFLKNGANTHIVMYRDSPIAIITLIPLLDESSETEFVIKITGLHVRKAFVKVDFDVLLLEWSYDRARDILKEYGPNKDAKITLLADAFSFDNSLIKTLENQSFQKISSSFTLNSFEDDSESKTGILSYITSTGAYKTFGITKDTYRLTLQDKTADGNLI; encoded by the coding sequence ATGGCTATACAAAAGGATGTTAACTTGAATGAACCattaaatgataaaattccCCCTACTTTGGGTAAGACATCATTGACACCAGAATTATCACAAGCCGCATTAATTTTACAAGGTGATTATTATAGTCAGTTGCAAGGTAAATGTAATAGATATGTTTTCTGGCATCCAATTTCTACTACATTTTTGGTAATTTCAACTTCGATTTTCACGTATTATAGATTATACGATTATATTTCAGTTTCAGAAAGTTTTGGTGAATTCTTtagtttcttcattaaGAGTCGtgattttcaattccaaGTGATGGGAATCTTTCCATGGCTTGTGTGTGTTTTTGGTATAGTGGGTATCGTTACCCATTTTGTTAGTGATGTATACAAGGATATTTCGGTAAAATTGCCCCAATTAAAGTACATTGAAAAGATCTTTGGATTTAACTTGAAGGAATACGCCAGGTTATCACAATCGACATTATTAAAACAAAAGCGTAAATTGACACCTAAAGAGGTAGtctttttgaaaaatggagCAAATACTCATATAGTCATGTACCGTGATTCGCCAATTGCTATTATTACTTTGATACCTTTATTGGACGAATCATCTGAAACGGAGTTTGTCATTAAGATCACTGGGTTACACGTTAGAAAAGCGTTTGTCAAAGTTGACTTTGACGTCTTATTACTTGAATGGTCTTATGATAGAGCCCGTGATATTCTCAAGGAATATGGTCCAAATAAGGATGCGAAGATAACGTTATTAGCTGATGCTTTCTCCTTTGACAACCTGCTCATTAAGACCTTAGAAAACcaatcttttcaaaaaatttcGTCATCGTTTACTCTTAATTCGTTTGAGGATGATTCTGAATCCAAAACAGGAATACTTTCTTACATAACTTCTACTGGTGCTTACAAGACTTTCGGTATTACAAAAGACACTTATCGCCTCACTTTACAGGATAAAACTGCTGATGGGAacttaatttga